In Chanodichthys erythropterus isolate Z2021 chromosome 20, ASM2448905v1, whole genome shotgun sequence, the genomic stretch CATAGACCAGAGATCAGACATGACCAACACACTTTCTTGATCCAGGAGGCCTCTGGATCACAAGCCCCACTGCTGCAGCAGCCTATACATGCTCAGACTTTGACCGTCCAGAGAGACAGCATGATGGCATTAGACTTTGAAGATAGGGCTTTTGAGAGGAAACTCCAGAACCTTCAGTTGCTGCGCAATTTTATGCCACTTGCACTTAATGGACGGAAGGGGTCATTTACCGAAATGTTTCCACATAGAAATCCACGCTGCAAAATGGAGGACAAAGCTGTAGACACATCAGATTTAGATCAGGAGCCAGTCGACGACCCCATGGGACTTGGCGAAATTGACTTTACGGCAGCAGCACTTCTGTTCTGCCTGGAGGAGTCGCCTCGAGCTCGGAGGATATCCGACACTGTCTATGCGTTCGGAGGCACACGTGTTGACTTTGGCACCCAAACGTTTAGTTTCCCTGCTGCCATCTTGGCAACAAGTACGATGGTCGGAGAGGTCGCATCCGCTTCTGCTTGTGATCGAGCTGCACCTCGCCTTTCACAGCCAAGTCCGTTTTGCACTCTGCGGCTTGATCTGACTCTGGAGCAGCTTGTGCCTCGCCCAAGCTGGGCTCCACGAGAGGGCTCCATGTTTACCTTTGAGTGCGGCCAGCTCTTCCGTCGAGAAGAGTTCCTCTCGCATTTCCGCAACGTTCATGGAGATATCCACTctggactcaatggctggatgGAGCACCGTTGCCCGTTAGCTTATTATGGCTGCACATACTCCCAGCGCAGATTCAGCCCATCCACTCAAGGGTCGAAGGTTGTTCATGACCGCCACCTCAGGTCATTTGGGGTGAAACCCATCTCAGAACCTGTAATAGAGCCTAAGTGTGATCACCTTAGTGGCTTGCCGTTTGAAGTACTCCAACATGTGGCACGATTTCTGGATGGCTTTAGCCTGTGTCAGCTGTCAATGGTGTCTCGTACAATGAGGGATGTTTGTGCTAGTCTGCTACAGAGCCGTGGCATGGTGGTGGTTCAATGGGAAAAGAAGCAATATTTGGATGGAAGGCGAACCTGGCAGATAAAAGACAAGGTACAGTATGTCTGAACAGTGGCCACATGCTAATTATTAGGGCTGCTCCCTAATATTCGACAAATTGCAAGTCAACTAGAAGAGGATTCGTCaaccaaatattttattagttggttagtcgcagaaaaaaaacatcaaccTTGTAGCGAAGTCAAGCAGTGCGTGAGGAACAGATCGTTAACGGCGGATCCTTGTTGTAATTTCAGTATGTtgggcaggaaatccaaacgATCACCTATCATCCATTGACCTCAAATATGGTTTATCATTTGAAACATTTAAGTAAGAGCGAGCGgccatgtaaagttgctacaacgttaacctagataaatgtCTGCTATTATTAGGCTCATATCAAAGTGTTTGTGCAGAGTGTGGAAACTGAAGTATAGCGCGCTttactgcatgacatggaggcaCTGGCGTGATCACTGACATTTTTTCTGATAACAGCggaaacaacataaaatattcCTTCATATTTGGTCATGCAGTTAAGAGTAATACACcagggtctacttttatttgtgtaaactctaggggtgtgacgagaatGTTGGCTCACGAGACAAGACGAGTTCACTAGAACAAGATAAGATTTTCACagcatttttaagaaatcctcaatgacgaaatacatgactagaaaaatagtctgcaggttttttttaactaatcatcttatgaatgtcatttcagttatACTTTGAGTATGAACTATCATATAcaataaaagacaacaatactgcACTGTACTACACAATACAGCACTGTAAAAAAGGTtatgccacaaactcaacttctctcctgtatgagtctcttcagaccttagaaCTGTATATGAATTATGaacttctacaacttttgacctcctaactgaactcctttccaaaaattgatcatagaaataaaaactgtaTGAATAAAACTGAATAACCAAATTTTCTCTTAGTTTTATTAGATTATTAAGTGCAAATAATAAGTCCAACCATAATCAAAATACTCTCAATATTTaaagtgcaaatagagaccaaatttattcttcaagcatgatacagagctaagagttGGTTACAAGtacacagcccagcctaagatagctttcatattgggaaatatttgcatgcatcagggagccgcttttaAAATGTGGGGTATTGAAATCATGTTTGAATGCTCACTCGCGTTCGAGTGGCAGTGCTGAACGCACATTCTACAAgataagacatttgtcagaCGCTTAGGCTCTGTTGTGAAACGAATTCtccgccatggtcttgtcagcCATCTCGTCACTTATTTCCATCACGCACTTCCGTCATGTGATCAGTGAACtctgattcctgctgcactaTGTACGACTCTGCAGCTCGTGTTAAATGAGCTGGATGGGATTGAAGCAACCATTATTCCAACTGTAttaaatggctttttttttttataaaaagcaaaacaatagTGGAggtgtaatgtaaacgtagcagTGGCATATTCTATCCTAATTTCAAACTCcatcatggcaacatcacgagactgCTTTAcacctcgacgagaaatctccgAATCACACAAGATCTCATCACACCCCTAGTAAATTCACAATAACAAGAAAACATTGTGCCTTTGTGAAGTAAAGAAATCAAACAGGATGCGCTTTCTGTCGTCTCGGTCTCCCTGAACTGGAGCGcataacaaaaataaaccaaatctAGAAAGCTTGAAATCTCAAACAATTGTCAACCAATTCAagtcgaaaacaaatattctcaggTTATGTAATCCACGTGAAATGCATATAGGCGCACGCATTACTGCGGAGTGACGAGTCGGCATCGTCGACTTCATCTCTGCAGCCGAAAACACCTTGCTGTTTTTTCAagacacattcataatcattacgtTTCCTGGTGCgctgtggcaagctttatgAGTGTGCTTGAGCGCTGATTGACTATGTATTATATCTATAGGCAATTAAAGGCacattattttgatttatatgcctTTTTAATGTGCGATTTGTCGACTAATCGCTTAAATGAATGACTACTAGTCGACTCGAAAAATCTTAAGTCAAGGGAAGCCCTACTAATTATGTAATGTTAAACAGTTTGCACATATTTATTTCTGACTGTACTCCTTTTCCAAACTCAGTAGAAGAAACAGTCTGAGCAGGTAACAAGTTTTATTCTAAAATTGTTGTTAAGTGGTTACGTAAGTAACCGTTTTGTTTTCCTGCAGGTTTGGCGTTTCAGCACAGCCTTTAGCCCGGTTAACAGGTGGGAGTTTGCGGACATCACTAGCATGGCAGACCACCTGAAACGTTGCCCGTACAATGAAGTCCTCCGACAGGTGGAGGCGGTTCCACTGCCCTGCATGTGCACGACGAGAGAGCTCACGCGAGACGGCAGATCACTCCGATCTGTCCTCAAGCCTGTATCATAACACTACACATAACTAAAACACTATAATACCTAACCTCTTTAATCTACAATATACGATCTCTGTGTAaataaaaggaaacaaaatatttttttttgttttgatgttaagattatttttttattaatatatcaagGATAATGTGGTCTGATGGTGTGTAGTGCAATGGTTCATCTGCTAAAATCATCTACTCCTTTGAGACACACTCATACTTTCTTATCAAGACCAGTGCTGAGAGAGGACTGGTTTAAGGGAGTGTAAACACTGAGGCTTAATTCGGTGGGATTATATGAGCCCCAGCCTGTCGAATAGCACTTGATTTATTTGTCTTGACACAGCAAGGTAATCTCTGTCAGATAATCAGATAAAATCAGATAATGACTTCTGGTTCCTGTCAATACATATCCGCACTATAGGATATTTGCATGGTTTGGTTAAGATATCGTGGCTGTTTTAAAAAAGGACGCTTTCTTGGATCGTCTGTGATTATCTCTGGATAGATAAGTTGTCCTCGGTTTTATGCTGATATTGCAGACAGGCTCAGTTCACCCTGATCCAGGAACAGCTGTCATACTTAAGAATTTGAGGGCTTGAATCTATATTGGGTTACatagttttttttctgtcacaTTGTCATAGAAAAGAGGGATTTCATTTACAGAAATTTAAAATGACCTTTAAGGCTTCATCCAGAAATGGCACCAATGGACCTTAGAATGAACTACAGTTCATTCAATGACTTTGTACTGTGGCATTCATACTAAAACTCCTTAAATTATCAGCATGCCAGGTTAGCATGCCAACCATATATCAACATTTAGAGTCAATATTTGCACTTTACTGAAATTTGTGGCTGTCTGCTGCGCTCTGACTCGCTGTATCTTCACTAACCTGGAGCAAATAGACACTGCTATTGCGTTTCCCATTGAGTGAGTGAGGGAAAGCTTAGGTAACACTATATTTGAGTACAAAGAAGAGCTCTATAACTTACATATATGTGATGTGTGACATATTTTAACCTGTCTGCATTTGAATGTGTGCTGTGAGCATTTGTGAAGGCTAATATTTATAGGTGTGATCTGCAGCTAATGAAACCACAGAAGTGTTTATTTTCACCTTTACGTACAGTATAGAAGGTTATTGGAAAGCTATGCAGCGTTTACATGTTAGGAGCTGTTTTAGGCTTCTCAACTTGTCGCCCAAGGTTGTGTGTTCATTTCCATGTaatcaaaatttttttttttttttttttttgtaatgcagTCCATATTGTATTACTGAAGCCATGTTATATGAAGTCTGGTTTTTGGTTATTAGGTTGATTGTTTAAAATCTAAGGAAGAGAAATTGCTAGTACAGCTGTTGGTTGGAGATGCATGTGGTTTTTGACttatgaattaaaatatatatatgtatatatatattttattatctttattcTGGCTCAAtgtctttttatatttttaaaatgtatgcttACAGACTACATCCAAACCTAACTTTAAACTGGTTTATACTCAAAGAAATTATGTGCTGCTTTCTCTGAGAATGTGTTGGCTCTCAAgtttgtaataaaataatatacagtTATATACCTTATAGCTACTCAGATGAACTTGGTATTTCCTGTCCATTACACATTCTTAAGCGTTTATGTACATTTACTAAAGCAAATGAACTGTGAGACGTGGCCTTTTGTTGAAAATGCCAAATATGCTGAATATCTCCCAGTGAGAACAgggaaaaacaaactaaaaaaaaaaaatgtcagggGATTAATAGTTATTTTTACAGAGCAGAGTTATAATCCAGAGATTTTGTTTTGATTAATGCTGCTGACTAATGCAACATACATTCATGAAGGAGAAGAGCACTTAATACTGAATGTGCACCTGAAGTGTACTTAATCTTTACAGAcgatgcattttaaaaactacTTGATATATCATTGATGACATAAAATGCCACTTAAGTGTGCTTAAAGTAGAGTAAAGTATAATTCATTCCTATAAAAAGGGCACTTTGCAATGTCAAATGAAAAGTTTTACTtttaaagtacactttaaatatttgttataataatcctttgtttttaagaaaccaattttgatgtgttgattaacaaagtatttaaatataattttaactgtagtgtgttactgttcattacatttaaagtccccctgtagacAATAATTtcatcccttaaaactcatgtTTGATCACAAAAATGACATATTTcctgtgtgaaaaaaaaatcttcatgccttaaaatagcttgaatgtaagtCTACACCTGTCCCATTCACTGTGTTAAAGTTCAGATACAAACATGATGAAGAAGAGAGAATGCAGTCTTTAATAGATCCAAAGGTAAATCTAAACAACACTGACGATACCCGACAATGGCGAACAGAAACAAGGGAACTTAAATACATGTGCAAACGAGGTGATTAATGACACACAGCTGACAAAACAACCTAAGACAAACCAAGACAACAACCTAGTGGCGGGAAAAGGTGCAAGCAGGAAAACAAAGTCCAAACTGAGTGAAACTGTGACAGTACGCCCCCTCCCGGAAAGGCACGACCTCGCGCTTGCAGATGAATGAAGGATGGGAGTCAAGGAGAGGGGTGGAATGAAAAGTCCAGGGTGGTGCAGGTGGGATCCAGTGGGTGGCTTTGAACAGGGGCAGGCTGATGGTACCCCAGTGCACAACCAGGGCTGCATCgctggagggaggagccatggagGAAGACAGCTGAATGACGTCATGGCAATGGCAGGAGGCGATGTCGACGTAAGAGGTGGAGCCCACCGCATAGCCAGAGAGAAGATGATGCAACAGGACATTGATGACCTCCACGACCGTGACGGGGGACCTCACTGTGGCTCTGAGGTGGAAGGAGGGATCCAGAGGGCTGAGGTTGAGCTGGAGTGACTGAGAACTGCCCACAAGTCCATGGTGAAGGTGGTGCGATGTCCGACTGAGGCGGAGCTGATGTACCGAGGGAGTCCAGCGAGGTCGAATGCCCGAGGGTCACTGCTGACATCGAGGATGGAAGGACTGTAGGCATAGGTGTCAGGGCATCGGGTCGAAGTGGAATGGAGCGCGCAGAGGCCGGAGGCAGAGCTACAAGCTCCCGAAGCCCAAGAAGAGGTGACTCCCAGCAGTCCAGCGGTGTAACCGCGCCAGGGAGGTTgggtgggagagggaggttgGGTGGGAACAGAGAATTCGGGACATGACTAACAGATTCTGATGATGGGTCAAAAAGTTCAATTTCTCCAAAAAGATAGTTCACCAATCTTGAAACCAGAAATTCACTTTCAGTGGCGGCAGGGGCTCACTTCCATGCCCTCGATATCCACTAGAACTCCCTTGGCGATAGATGGTGCAGCCGGCTCGCACGCCTGGTCAGACACATGTCGCTCAGGCTCCGTTGCGTTGTTCAGTTCGGTCACTCCCAAAGGCGCTGTCTCGAACGTCGCAGCGGAGTCACTCATGTGGCCTGCGGTGGGCTCATGCTTTCGATCCTCGTCGTCTGGGTGGTTTAGGTTGTGCACTGGGTTATGAGTGGGTCTGGCATCATTGTCAACAGGTCCGATGGTGATCGGTGATCCACAGGACGCCAGCACCCACTCCATGAATTCCATGAGGCTCCTCCAAGGACCCTCCCCCGATAACTGTGCTCTTGTGGAGGCGTTGAGTCCGGCGATCAGGAACGAGCATAAGCAGTCATCCGGGAAGGTTTTTTGATGGGCTAAATATCTCGAGGGAGCGATCTCCCTGTTCAAGGTACATAAGGCGAACAGCAGGGAGGTCCATGGtgaaggggaaaaaacaaaaagagcccaaaaacaaaacacaaaaacacgcCACAAATCCCTTTTGGTCGGGTATTCTGTCACACTTGCTGTGTTAAAGATCAGATACGAACACAATGATGAACAGAGAAGAGAATGCAGTCTAAATCTAAACAACAGCTTAACACACATAACACTGACGATACCCGACAATGGtgaacagaaaaaagggaaCTTAGGCCATGTCCACAATAATacgttttagtttgaaaacgtATATTTTTCTCTCCGTTTTGGCCTTCCGTCCACACTGAGACGGCGTTTTAAGTCAACGAAAACATAGCTTTTGGAAAACGCTCTCCAAAGCGGATAAATTTGAAAACGCCGTCTTCGCATCGTAGTGTGGACTGTGAAAACGGAGGCTTTTGAATACGATGACGCATTTTTAGTCATGTGATGCAGTCATATGACCAATTCAGCCAAGACACGTGTCCCAGTCTACATTTTCGCTTGCTTTGGCCACTTTATAGTCCTGTGTTACTCGCAGCAACAACTCCACCTCACTGTCGGTCCAGTGAAAAAAACTTTCCTCGACATTgcctcaaagtttcaaagagCCGGAAAGTAAATAAACACCTAGCGGGAATGATGCAGGTCGAAGCTTTACTCGTGCGCAGTAGGGGGACGTAAGCGTTCATATGTTTCAGTGTGGATGAGCAActtttgaaaaacatttgaaaatgatAGTGTGGACGCGGAGCGTTTTTAGATGAAAACTCAGTTTTCAAATATATCCTGATTAGTGTAGACGTAGCCTGAAATACATGTGCAAACGAGGTGATTAATGACACATAGCTGACAGTGATGACTCAAATAAAAAACCATGACAACAACCTAGTGGTGGGAAGTGGTGCAAGCAGGAAATCAAAACTGAGTGAAACTGTGACAACACCCTTtcttcatttagtatacgcggatctatgaatatgctaattagccccaccTACACTCACTTgcacaagctcagagatccactcggtcaacttactgaggtatcGCTTTTTACACATAACGGACACATAATGGTAATTAACATGATTAGCGTTTTGCTTGACTGTGTTATAAAACAGatatgtgttgctaatgttacacagaGTGATTGTGATTAGATTGGAACACCATCGATTTCAAACCGCttttttgaaactgtctttagatcactacagttttaaagaaaaaatggtGTTTGACTTACGCATTTGcgcatggtttgtcttaaagcatattaaaaacaccacatagacaacattaaaaacttgattttcaccccagggggactttaaagttaatttatttattttaataatgtactaaaataaatgtaatacttGTAATGATGAAAGATgggtttactttttttgtgtgtgtgtgtattttttgttACATGGTTGTTAAACATTCACGTGCAAATTATCTGAATAAGCACACAAGAAAGCGGTGTCATGTGGTCACTTTTTACAGCATTGTTATTCTACTGTGATTATGATAATAAAATTATTGATATAGCTGGAGTggatttttatttgtatatcaATGTCAGAAAATCAATATTTACGATATTAGTGTATAAATTGTTGGAGAATAGCAAATAATGCTGTGAGATTTGAATGAATCTTAAAAGAGGATTGGCCTCTCTGAGCCGCGGAGCGCCCCTGCAGGATCAGTTTGTTTCTCTTCGGAAAACTAGTGTCCCCTCTCAGCCACTGTATCGttttaaatgtcaagaataaCGTGTATATTTTTAGCGCAGCAATTTATAATGTCATTGACCGAAGACACATAAAGATCAGTCCCAGTTATAGAGCACCTTTGTGTATTTACAGGACATGGTTGTGTTCAGGTTGGTGTTATTTTGACACCAGAATGTTCAGATGTCGAGGTGTTTGTATTGGGCTCTCGGCCGGAGATGGGACACTGGGATCCGAACCGAGCCGTGAAGATGAATCCGAGCATCTCGGTTCTGTCCAGCTGTGAACCGTGTCTGTGGATCGGTGACGTGCATCTGTCCGAACCGCACACAGATCAGCTGTGGTTCAAGTTTATAAAGCGTGTCGATGGGAACTACATTTGGGAAGGTATGTGAGGATAATGGGCAAGTCGTGAGGACGATACAAacacactttcaaatgaatattaaaacagctttaaagggaagatttttttttttttttttgaatgagaCAAATAAGCGCTCTAATGTCCACGATGTAATACACGTTTTTGCTCACTGGATGGCGCTGATGTTCCACAGTCTGACTTACACTGACGGTCACGAAGTTATAAACCCTTTCAGTTTAACCTTTGAAGACTACAGTTTACAGTGTCGAACTGTATTAAAATCCATCCATAGCTTTTAAGAAATTACGACTTCAATTGACATAAATCTTACAGAAATTAACCATGTAGAGCCTGACATGTGAAATAATAGTCAGAAAATCTATTTGGACCttcatacaattttttttctttttttttctaaaatgcatttgttttatgttttgtatcatacatcaggcttttaaactatgatatagtgagaatatggagctCATACTAGAGAAGTAAAAACATCCAttttattcagaggcccaaactgagcaaaaatatgtaATTTGGTACAGattctgatatttatatgcCAAAAAGTAAAATGAATTTCTGATATCTTGAACTGTAAATCAGTGAGATCTTCATATAACAGACTACTacttaaaa encodes the following:
- the fbxo30b gene encoding F-box only protein 30b: MEEPHIHCMSCISRRCMVKPEPGTSCDLITCPLVCGAIFHSCKAIEHKLLCPLERVPCLNHSIGCPFTLARGQMAEHLEVCPAGVVCCTMEWNRWPVNDEDYRSYERLSQEADEVEQLDMALALQDQRTMLASLKLVSLAPTSGPEKKTKAAGQSEKPGLDSVAQSPFVQVETIKMEPTAGCSKDKISNGINGLKEEHYGELYQTTVETTKSLAAALNVLLTTNASAVLPERNGELHENVRTREDAGFSCDKIASGVNGLKEDLQPQQHQKLMELGRNLACALGALGDVVKGTEPISGLIVNENGKLNQSESLESPDVDMKDVTSEVDGEPGAVGGFDGLETTLDGLAHEAAGEHCPVMLGDIDGQGFCNGSHSVVDHLIESTTEHHQNQESQGSWEFVGPLIPHRPEIRHDQHTFLIQEASGSQAPLLQQPIHAQTLTVQRDSMMALDFEDRAFERKLQNLQLLRNFMPLALNGRKGSFTEMFPHRNPRCKMEDKAVDTSDLDQEPVDDPMGLGEIDFTAAALLFCLEESPRARRISDTVYAFGGTRVDFGTQTFSFPAAILATSTMVGEVASASACDRAAPRLSQPSPFCTLRLDLTLEQLVPRPSWAPREGSMFTFECGQLFRREEFLSHFRNVHGDIHSGLNGWMEHRCPLAYYGCTYSQRRFSPSTQGSKVVHDRHLRSFGVKPISEPVIEPKCDHLSGLPFEVLQHVARFLDGFSLCQLSMVSRTMRDVCASLLQSRGMVVVQWEKKQYLDGRRTWQIKDKVWRFSTAFSPVNRWEFADITSMADHLKRCPYNEVLRQVEAVPLPCMCTTRELTRDGRSLRSVLKPVS